DNA from Gemmatimonadaceae bacterium:
TCTCCCGGATCGGCCGGCCCGCGTCGTAGATCGGCGCGAACCTGGAGCCGCCCTCGGCGAGCATCGCGATCACTTCGTGGGCGAGTTCCAGCCCGCCTTCCCCGCCCTTCGCGAACACTTCATTCATGGCAACGCGTACGCCGGCCTTCTTCGCGGCGTCGATCACCATCTTCAATTCCGCATCGGTATCGGAGGCAAATCGGTTCACGGCCACGACGATTGGCGTGCCAAACTGCTTCACGTTGTCAATGTGGTGCTGAAGGTTCGGCAAACCACGTTCCAGGGCGCCGAGGTCTTCGCGCGCGAGGTCCTTTTTGCTGGCGCCACCGTTCATCTTGAGCGCGCGCACCGTGGCGACGAGTACCGAGGCTTCGGGGACGAGTCCCCCGGCGCGGCACTTGATGTCGAAGAACTTCTCGGCGCCCAGGTCGGAGCCAAAGCCCGCTTCGGTCACCACGATGTCGGCCAGCGCGAGACCCGCGCGCGTTGCGAGGATCGAGTTGCAGCCGTGGGCGATATTGCCGAACGGGCCCGCGTGCACGAAGGCCGGGCCTCCTTCGAGCGTCTGCACCAGGTTGGGGCGGATCGCGTCCTTGAGCAGCATCGCCATCGCGCCGGCCACGCCGATGTCGCCCGCTCGGACGGGGGTGCGTGCGGCGCCGTACGTGGAGCCGACGATGATGCGAGCGAGTCGCGCCTCGAGGTCGGCAAACGAAGTGGAGAGCGCGACGATCGCCATGACCTCCGACGCCGGGATGATGACCCAGCGCTCCTCGCGCACCACGCCTTCGGCGGGCCCTCCGAGGCCGATCACGGCGCGGCGAAGGGCGCGATCGTTCATGTCGATCGTGCGCGGCCACGTGATGCGCCGCGGATCGATGTTGAGGACATTCCCCTGTTGCAGGTGGTTGTCCGTCATC
Protein-coding regions in this window:
- a CDS encoding formate--tetrahydrofolate ligase is translated as MTFPTDIEIAQQAKLRPIADVAAELDLTPDDLDLYGKYKAKIPLEVTQRPARGRLVLVTAINPTAAGEGKTTTSVGLAQALRRIGKRTALCIREPSLGPVFGMKGGAAGGGYSQVLPMEDINLHFTGDFHAISTAHALLAAMTDNHLQQGNVLNIDPRRITWPRTIDMNDRALRRAVIGLGGPAEGVVREERWVIIPASEVMAIVALSTSFADLEARLARIIVGSTYGAARTPVRAGDIGVAGAMAMLLKDAIRPNLVQTLEGGPAFVHAGPFGNIAHGCNSILATRAGLALADIVVTEAGFGSDLGAEKFFDIKCRAGGLVPEASVLVATVRALKMNGGASKKDLAREDLGALERGLPNLQHHIDNVKQFGTPIVVAVNRFASDTDAELKMVIDAAKKAGVRVAMNEVFAKGGEGGLELAHEVIAMLAEGGSRFAPIYDAGRPIREKVTTIARKVYGADGVDFSPKAERTIDYLESIGLHDTPVCMAKTQYSLTDDATRLGRPTGFTITVNEVYPSAGAGFVVAQCGDIMTMPGLPKDPAAQRMHVTADGTISGLS